Sequence from the Gammaproteobacteria bacterium genome:
GCCGCGCGCAAGGCCTCCAGCACGCGATTGCGGATTTCGGCGGCGGCCTTGTTGGTGAACGTGATCGCGACGACCTGCTCGGGTTCCTCGACCGTCGCCAGCGCGCGCAGCATGCGCTGCACCAGCAGGCCGGTCTTGCCGGAGCCGGCCGGCGCCATCGCCAGGATGTGATGCTCCAGGTCCAGTGCGTCGGCGCGCGCGGCGGCGTCGGGCAGGGTGTTCATTCGCCGTCGTCCAGATCGCGTCCCGCCAGCGTCAGCAGCTCGGCGTAGTTGGAGCGCGCATTCACGTCCGGACGCAGCACTGCCTCGCCTGCAAGAAAGCCGCGCGCCGCCTGTTCCAGACCGGCGCGCCACAGCGACAGCAGTTCGTCCCAGTCGTGTTTGATACGGCCGGTGTCGGCCTCGATCAGCTTTTCGCGCCAGTTGCTCAACGCCGACAAGGCCGGATGTCCGTCCTTGAGGTGCGCGAAGCAGATCGCGTCCACGCGCGGCACGCCGGTGGCAGCGCCGACCGCGTGGCTGGCGTACAGCGGCAGTTGCGGTTCGCTCATGCGATCCACGTTCCAGCCGCGCGGGTCGGCCTCGCGGCCGGTCTTGTAGTCCAGCACCATCCAGCGTTCGCCGTCGGGTGTGCTGATGCGGTCGATACGGTCGATGCGCAGACGCAGCGGCAGGCCGCCGACCACGGTTTCGATCGGCGATTCGAGGCGTTCGACCGTAAAGGCGTCGACCCGTCGGCGTTCGTGCGCCAGCCATTGCGCGACAACGTCGGCGATGCGCTCTCGTTCCAGCGAGACCTGCACCGCGCCGTAGTCCGCCACCGGCATCTGCTGCACCAGCAGCCGATCCAGCGATTCGCCGACCATCGCGCCCAGCGCTGCGGCGTCGCGCGCGGACAGTCCCGCGCTGTCGTGCAATTGCGCCCAGACGCTTTCGAGCACGCCGTGCACGACATTGCCCTGCGTGCGCGGATCGAGTCCGCGACGCGGCAGTTCCAGGCCGCGCACGCCCAGGCGATACAGGCAGAACGCGAAGAACGGCGATTCGAACCAGGCCCGGAACAGACCGGAATCGGCACGCAGCCCGGCGAGTTCCTCGCTGGACACGGCCGGCACCGGATCGCTCGCGGGAATCAGCGCGCGCGAACCGGCCGCGGTTTCGTGATCCAGTGCGCTGGCCAGTCGCGGCGAGGGTTCGGTCTGCCAGGAGGATGCCGCCGTGAACAGCGAGGACGGCAGCCGCTCGGCGCCGCGTTCGTCCACGTCCGGGCAGTACAGGCAGACCTGCGGCGCGCGCGTCTGCAAGGCACTCGCCAACGCGCGTGCACGCTCCAGGGTCTGCGCCGGCGCGGCACCCGGCACGCCGGCGGCGATCTGCAGCTCCAGCGGCAGATAGGCCGAGGCCTCGGCCGGCAGCGGGATCGCGGTGGCGTCGAGGTCGGCGACGTGGAGCACGTCGCAGGGCAGGCTCGCGGCCTCGTCGAGCCGCATCAGCAGAATCGGTTGCAGGTGATCGGCGCGGACTTCGAAGCGCGTCGCGCGGGCCAGCTCGCGCAACCACAGCAGGGCTTCCCCGGCATTGACGCGGCCAAGCTGGCCGTCCATCGCCGAGAATCGGGCGAGCAGGCGCGGCCATTCGCGCAGGGTCTGGAACGAAGCGGAATCCAGTGCCATCGAACCGGGCCAGCCCAGTGTCTCCAGTCGTTCGCCGTAGTGCCTGGCCCAGTCGCTGGGCAGGGCGCGCGCGCTGGCCGATCGGATCGTGTTCGCCAGCGCCTCGAAGCGTTCACGCATCGGCGGCGCCAGCACTTCGAGCAAGCGCGGCATGCGGATCTGCGGCCAGCCGCGATCGCGCAGGCGCTCGTCGCTGCGCGCCAGGGACAGTCGTTCGGCGTCCGTCCAGATTGCGGACGACAGCAGCAGGCGGCTGATCGAGGCCGGCGCATTGCCCTGCAGACGCAGTTCGCAGACCGCCAGCGCCGCGTCGATGTAGGGCTGGTCGGCCAGGGGGCGACCGCTGTCCCAGCGCCAGGGGCAGGGGCGTGGCCCTTCGCTGGCCTGTTCCAGCCACGGCGCCAGGATCGGCCGGAAACTCGATTCAAGCAGTTCGCGTCGGCCATCCGGGTCGGGCAATGCGACCACGATGCGGGGTGGCGCCTGGGTTTGCCCGGCGCACGGGGCGAGCTGCGCGCGGATCGCCAGGGCGATGTTGCGGAATTGCGCTTCGGCATCGGCCGGTCGCTGCGCGAGCACGTGGCTGGGTGGCGCGTCCGGCGTCGTCCACTCGATGTCACTGCCGGCCGCACGCAGGCTGTCCAGCAGCGCCTGTTCGTTGGGTGCAGGCGCATTGACGAATCCCGCCAGCCGGATTCTCGCGGGCACCGATTCCATGCCGCTGTCGATGCGCCGTGCCAGCGCTTCCGGCAGTTGTGCGCCGCTGATCCAGCGTTCGCGCCGCATGCGTGCGTGTACGCGCTGTCGCCAGCGCAGAAACGCGGCGTGATCCTCGCGCATGCTGCCGGAATGGCTGGTGTCCGCGGACTCCAGACCCACGCGATAGCGGATCGCGAGCTGATCGGCGCGCCGTGCCTCACGCGCCGCCGACAGCGGCGCCAGCAGCGCCGCGCCGGCCTCGTCGGCGGCGATGGCGTCACGCCACAGCGCCAGTTCCTGACTGGCATGCAGCAGCTGTTCCTGTGGCCAGCCGGCGGCCCAGGTGGTCTGTATCCACTGGCGCAGGCTGAAGATCGCGGGCGCCTCCCAGACGGAGCTGCCGCCGGCACGCCGTGCAATGGAATCGTCTTCGCGCAGGGCTCTGGCGAGGCGATCGCTGGCGGTGAGGGTCAACAAGGGATCCGGGAGCCGGTGGGAGAATCGTCGAGGTTACGCCGTCGCACAAAAAAATCGTACCGGCTGCGACCAGTCTGCTTGCCCAGGCATCATTAGGACCAGTTGTCGATCAATCCCCCCGGCAGTGGTCTCCCCCCGACCGCCGCATTCAACCGGATTCCTTCATGCTTCGATTCGTCGTCGTGCTCACGACTATGCTTGTCAGTTTTTCGCTTCACGCCGAAGCGCCGTTTTCATTCGCCACCACGCCGGGCCAGCTGCCCAAGACCGTGGTGCCCGAGCACTACGAATTCAACATCGCACCGGACCTGGACACGCTGACGTTCCGCGGCCACGAAACCGTGACGATCCGCGTGCTGGAGGCGACCGATCGCATTGTCTTGAACGCCCTGAATATCGAGGTGCAGCGCGCAGAGCTGGGTGGCGCCGCGCTCAAGGGCAAGCGTCTCGCCGTCAAACCGGTGATCGACGCCGAGACGCAAACGCTGAATCTGAGTCTGGACAGCAAGCTGGAGCCGGGTGAGTACGAACTGGAGCTGGCGTACACCGGCGAGATCAACCCGCAGGCGCAGGGGCTCTACTACGACCGCTATCCGGCGCCGGACGGCAGCGAGAAGTTGCTGCTGGGCACGCAGATGGAGCCGACCGACGCCCGGCGGCTGCTGCCGTGCTGGGACGAACCGGTGTTTCGTGCCAGCTTCGAGATGAGCGTGGATGTGCCGGAGCGCTTTTCGGCCTATTCGAACATGCCGGTCGCGAACACCGAGACTCTGGATGGAGGGCTCAAGCGCGTACAGTTCGGACGCACTCCGAAGATGCCGAGCTATCTGATCGTGCTGGTCGCTGGCGAACTTGAAGCGCTCAGCGGCGAGCGTGACGGAATCCGGCTGTCGGTGGTCGCCACCGAAGGCAAGAGGGCCAGCGCCGAGTACGCGCTGCGCATTTCCGGCGATCTGTTGCACTACTACAACGACTACTTCGATCACGCCTATCCGCTACCCAAGCTTGACCAGTTGGCGATGCCCGGTGGTTTTGGCGGCGCGATGGAGAACTGGGGCGGCATCGTCTATAACGAGACCGCGCTGCTGTACGACCCGGCGAAGGATTCCAATGACACCGAACAGCGCGTGTTCCGCGTGGTGGCGCACGAAATGGCGCACCAGTGGTTCGGCGATCTGGTGACCATGGCCTGGTGGGACAACCTCTGGCTCAACGAGGGCTATGCCTCGTGGATGGAAACCAAGGCCAGCGATCACTTCAATCCCGACTGGAACGTGTGGCTGCATGCCAATGGCGATCGCGAAAGGGCCATGAGTCAGGACGCGCGCGTGACCACGCATCCGATCCAGCAAACCGTGGAGAACGAAAGCCAGGCCAATGACGCCTTCGACGACATCACTTATCTCAAGGGTCAATCGTTCATCCGCATGCTGGAAACCTATCTTGGCGAAGACCGCTTCCGCAGCGGCATCCGCGACTACGTGGATCGCCACGCCTACGCCAACACCACCACCGAAGACCTGTGGGCGGCGCTGGAAGCGGCGTCCGGCAAGCCGGTGCGCAGGA
This genomic interval carries:
- a CDS encoding PD-(D/E)XK nuclease family protein, with product MTLTASDRLARALREDDSIARRAGGSSVWEAPAIFSLRQWIQTTWAAGWPQEQLLHASQELALWRDAIAADEAGAALLAPLSAAREARRADQLAIRYRVGLESADTSHSGSMREDHAAFLRWRQRVHARMRRERWISGAQLPEALARRIDSGMESVPARIRLAGFVNAPAPNEQALLDSLRAAGSDIEWTTPDAPPSHVLAQRPADAEAQFRNIALAIRAQLAPCAGQTQAPPRIVVALPDPDGRRELLESSFRPILAPWLEQASEGPRPCPWRWDSGRPLADQPYIDAALAVCELRLQGNAPASISRLLLSSAIWTDAERLSLARSDERLRDRGWPQIRMPRLLEVLAPPMRERFEALANTIRSASARALPSDWARHYGERLETLGWPGSMALDSASFQTLREWPRLLARFSAMDGQLGRVNAGEALLWLRELARATRFEVRADHLQPILLMRLDEAASLPCDVLHVADLDATAIPLPAEASAYLPLELQIAAGVPGAAPAQTLERARALASALQTRAPQVCLYCPDVDERGAERLPSSLFTAASSWQTEPSPRLASALDHETAAGSRALIPASDPVPAVSSEELAGLRADSGLFRAWFESPFFAFCLYRLGVRGLELPRRGLDPRTQGNVVHGVLESVWAQLHDSAGLSARDAAALGAMVGESLDRLLVQQMPVADYGAVQVSLERERIADVVAQWLAHERRRVDAFTVERLESPIETVVGGLPLRLRIDRIDRISTPDGERWMVLDYKTGREADPRGWNVDRMSEPQLPLYASHAVGAATGVPRVDAICFAHLKDGHPALSALSNWREKLIEADTGRIKHDWDELLSLWRAGLEQAARGFLAGEAVLRPDVNARSNYAELLTLAGRDLDDGE
- a CDS encoding ERAP1-like C-terminal domain-containing protein, which gives rise to MLRFVVVLTTMLVSFSLHAEAPFSFATTPGQLPKTVVPEHYEFNIAPDLDTLTFRGHETVTIRVLEATDRIVLNALNIEVQRAELGGAALKGKRLAVKPVIDAETQTLNLSLDSKLEPGEYELELAYTGEINPQAQGLYYDRYPAPDGSEKLLLGTQMEPTDARRLLPCWDEPVFRASFEMSVDVPERFSAYSNMPVANTETLDGGLKRVQFGRTPKMPSYLIVLVAGELEALSGERDGIRLSVVATEGKRASAEYALRISGDLLHYYNDYFDHAYPLPKLDQLAMPGGFGGAMENWGGIVYNETALLYDPAKDSNDTEQRVFRVVAHEMAHQWFGDLVTMAWWDNLWLNEGYASWMETKASDHFNPDWNVWLHANGDRERAMSQDARVTTHPIQQTVENESQANDAFDDITYLKGQSFIRMLETYLGEDRFRSGIRDYVDRHAYANTTTEDLWAALEAASGKPVRRIASDWTLQPGFPLLSVAARCVEGHRIVSLNQHHYSVDGHADSSRLWNIPVELGTRDGDSEYVLLDQREKNFELASCAGTLVMDPQAVGYFRVRYAPDLLKALTSQLPQVPAPARLKLISDSWALLVNDQLELEQYLAIVDALGDEQQTAVWEELVDNFATLDEAAEGASVQTALRRAMVARLRPKFGALGWTVRDSDPVETRKLRAKLVGALAAFGDQAVIDEAQSRFQAFLDWPEALDPSLRRTVVRIAGKHAGSRTYEILLQRARSAMTTEEKNLYVGALAGAESPELAERTLALSLSDEFSPLIALRIPFLVADGHTDLSWAFVTEHADDYLARLATFQRNGFFGYVAAASSDAARADEMEAFVKQRLPAEAYDASHEAAELIRFHARRRELLLPQIQAVWGVAEPKR